The Podospora bellae-mahoneyi strain CBS 112042 chromosome 7, whole genome shotgun sequence genome includes a window with the following:
- a CDS encoding hypothetical protein (EggNog:ENOG503NW9J; COG:S) — translation MSTQSSTRPRRNSAHPVSSRARGVSMSFAARQDSGLLALEDNGYEDFARLSLEKSRSHGFSGREHVHVHDHDGAPGSSKAPHQGNIKRMLRRASVSFKTNVKGFMHRRTSIPASTVFSTDSHDSKSPFLSSSPPNCDRPATSHSTWHRLRQATSFHRHSRVLYTGHGERAFGHDLATIQSPTFPVPGSGGQPPIIPRNTGAAARQAAAAIACSGRQGYEFMEFQRPHPSWLDDDFFGDSESGIGIALTSSSEIDAGGGSKGELSSYGSSEKTDIVKVDFISQLPTELAILILAELDGPTLGTASLVNKRWAHVVENRHVWRESFLREKTTAYATGGSIQPGSGLGVPFVHPGNDWKNIYRAKEQLDRNWKEGKARPVYLNGHTDSIYCLQFDEDKIITGSRDRTIRVWDMRTYACKLVIGPPEVVNDPALSIVYDPSGNPIHYAHLPDLDPTPGPDGLPRATVRAHHSVPTILSPSMHHKASILCLQYDDEILVTGSSDATCIVYSIRSGYRPIRKLAHHSAAVLDLVFDDKHIVTCSKDISICVWDRATGALIKQLRGHSGPVNAVQMRGNTIVSCSGDFKVKLWNIDSGKNIQEFVGHTKGLACSQFSEDGRWIASAGNDKIIRIWDANTGECVREMKAHDNLVRSLYVDSVSGRLVSGSYDSDIKVWDMETGQPLLDFPKWHSSWVLSAKSDYRRIVSSGQDPKILILDFGAGVEGVEMLESRRRVVEEVGLGLGCRGEQQQQEWL, via the exons ATGTCCACCCAGTCATCCACTCGCCCTAGGCGCAACTCGGCGCACCCGGTGTCGTCGCGCGCTCGAGGCGTGAGCATGTCGTTTGCGGCGCGACAGGATTCGGGATTGTTGGCGCTGGAGGACAATGGTTATGAAGACTTTGCTCGCCTGTCTCTGGAGAAGAGCAGGAGCCACGGCTTCTCCGGGCGGGAACATGTCCATGTGCATGACCACGACGGAGCACCCGGCTCCTCCAAGGCACCGCACCAGGGAAACATCAAGAGGATGCTTCGACGGGCTTCTGTCTCTTTCAAAACAAACGTCAAAGGCTTCATGCACCGGCGCACCTCGATCCCCGCTTCCACAGTCTTTTCCACAGACAGCCACGACTCGAAGTCCCCCTTTCTGAGCTCGTCCCCGCCAAACTGCGACCGACCTGCCACGTCTCACTCCACATGGCACCGCCTGCGGCAAGCCACAAGCTTCCATCGCCATTCGAGGGTGCTGTACACCGGTCATGGTGAGCGCGCCTTTGGACATGATCTCGCGACCATCCAATCGCCGACCTTCCCCGTCCCCGGGTCCGGCGGGCAGCCTCCCATTATCCCGCGCAACACGGGTGCTGCTGCGAGGCAAGCGGCGGCAGCCATTGCCTGCAGTGGTAGGCAAGGATACGAGTTTATGGAGTTCCAGAGGCCGCACCCGAGCTGGCTCGATGATGATTTCTTTGGTGACAGCGAGAGCGGCATCGGAATTGCCTTGACAAGCTCCTCCGAGATCGATGCGGGTGGTGGCTCCAAGGGCGAGCTGTCATCCTATGGGAGCAGCGAGAAGACCGACATTGTCAAGGTTGACTTTATCTCGCAGCTGCCAACGGAGCTGGCTATTCTTAtcctcgccgagctcgaTGGCCCGACTTTGGGGACGGCCAGTCTGGTCAACAAGCGCTGGGCTCATGTTGTCGAGAACCGGCATGTCTGGCGGGAGTCGTTCTTGCGGGAAAAGACGACGGCTTATGCCACGGGTGGAAGTATCCAGCCCGGGAGTGGTTTGGGAGTTCCGTTTGTTCACCCCGGGAATGACTGGAAGAACATATACAGGGCCAAGGAGCAGCTCGATCGCAACTGGAAAGAGGGCAAGGCTCGCCCGGTGTACTTGAACGGTCACACCGACAGCATTTATTGCCTGCAATTCGATGA AGACAAAATCATCACCGGATCTCGCGACCGCACCATCCGGGTCTGGGATATGCGCACCTACGCCTGCAAACTCGTCATCGGTCCCCCGGAAGTGGTCAACGATCCCGCCCTCTCCATCGTCTACGACCCCAGCGGCAACCCAATTCACTACGCTCACCTCCCCGACCTCGACCCGACTCCTGGGCCCGACGGTCTCCCCCGCGCCACAGTCCGCGCTCACCACTCCgtccccaccatcctctccccttccatgCACCACAAAGCCTCCATCCTCTGCCTCCAGTACGACGACGAAATCCTCGTCACCGGCTCCTCGGACGCGACCTGCATCGTCTACAGCATACGCTCCGGCTATCGCCCCATCCGCAAACTAGCCCACCACTCGGCCGCTGTTTTGGATCTCGTCTTTGACGACAAGCACATCGTCACCTGCAGCAAGGACATCTCCATCTGTGTCTGGGACCGCGCAACAGGCGCCCTGATCAAGCAGCTCCGCGGCCACTCGGGCCCCGTCAACGCAGTCCAAATGCGGGGCAACACCATCGTCTCCTGCAGCGGCGActtcaaggtcaagctcTGGAACATTGACTCGGGCAAAAACATTCAAGAATTCGTCGGGCACACCAAGGGCCTGGCGTGCAGCCAGTTTTCCGAAGACGGGAGGTGGATCGCGTCTGCGGGCAACGACAAGATCATCCGGATCTGGGACGCCAACACGGGAGAGTGTGTCAGGGAGATGAAGGCGCATGATAACCTTGTCAGGAGCCTGTACGTGGACTCTGTGTCGGGACGGCTGGTGAGCGGGAGCTATGATAGCGACATCAAGGTTTGGGATATGGAGACGGGGCAGCCGCTGTTGGATTTTCCAAAGTGGCATTCGAGTTGGGTTTTGAGCGCGAAGAGTGATTATAGGAGGATTGTGAGTTCGGGGCAGGATCCAAAGATCTTGATTTTGGATtttggggcgggggtggaaggggtggagatgttggagagtAGGAGgcgggttgtggaggaggtgggtttgggtttgggttgtaggggggagcagcagcagcaggagtgGCTTTGA
- a CDS encoding hypothetical protein (EggNog:ENOG503NYRD; COG:I; MEROPS:MER0017177) has product MATTSSAFPPLPLPDGIIEDYIDCTSSCGLTFHVLKAGKPGKPLVLFTHGYPELAYSWRKVLPAVAEAGYFCVAPDQRGYGRTTGWPRRNFEDTDLAEWSLTNLVRDLVCLVYKLGYTQVRSIVGHDFGAVSAAVAALIRPDMFLSTVHMSHPYYPPSTPPLSSLKSGKDIHTDLAALSPPRKHYKWYNSTAPAAKDWDVPPQGLEAFLRGYFHLKSADWEKNEPYPLDAWTADQLAKMPEYYIMRRDQTMPTMVHENMVGEDVSKTERWLSKDEMELYCSEWKRTGFQGALNWYRAQTVGVQDNKKAAGDMWLFAGKKIEVPVAFISGVKDWGNYQRPGALQGYENEEWVKNGMFRGATLVEGAGHWVQQEQPDAVIREILKFLQSL; this is encoded by the coding sequence ATGGCCACGACTTCAAGTGCCtttcctccgcttcctctACCTGATGGCATCATCGAAGACTACATCGACTGCACATCATCTTGTGGTCTAACCTTCCATGTGCTCAAAGCAGGAAAACCAGGGAAACCCCTCGTTTTATTCACCCACGGCTACCCGGAGCTGGCCTACTCATGGCGCAAAGTTCTACCCGCCGTTGCCGAAGCAGGCTACTTTTGTGTGGCTCCAGACCAGCGTGGATACGGCCGAACAACTGGGTGGCCTCGGAGAAACTTTGAAGATACCGACCTGGCAGAATGGTCTCTGACAAATCTAGTGCGCGATTTGGTGTGTCTGGTTTACAAGTTGGGATATACCCAAGTACGTAGCATCGTTGGGCATGACTTTGGCGCTGTGAGCGCTGCCGTGGCGGCCTTGATACGGCCAGACATGTTTCTCTCCACGGTTCACATGAGCCACCCTTATTAccccccttcaactccccctcTCAGTAGCCTGAAGAGCGGAAAAGATATACACACGGATTTGGCTGCTCTTTCTCCGCCGAGAAAACATTACAAGTGGTACAACTCAACTGCTCCGGCTGCCAAGGATTGGGACGTGCCACCCCAAGGGCTTGAGGCCTTCCTCAGAGGCTATTTTCACCTCAAGTCGGCCGACTGGGAGAAGAACGAGCCCTATCCACTGGATGCCTGGACTGCGGACCAGTTGGCAAAAATGCCAGAGTACTACATCATGCGCCGAGACCAAACAATGCCAACGATGGTCCATGAAAACatggtgggagaggatgtttCCAAGACCGAAAGGTGGCTGAGCAAGGACGAGATGGAGCTCTATTGTTCTGAGTGGAAGCGAACTGGCTTCCAGGGCGCTCTGAACTGGTATCGAGCACAAACCGTGGGGGTCCAGGACAACAAGAAGGCTGCAGGTGACATGTGGCTATTTGCTGGAAAAAAGATTGAGGTTCCGGTTGCATTCATCAGCGGAGTCAAGGACTGGGGAAACTACCAACGACCTGGAGCTCTCCAAGGGTACGAGAACGAGGAATGGGTCAAAAACGGAATGTTCAGAGGCGCGACGTTGGTTGAGGGGGCTGGACACTGGGTACAGCAAGAGCAGCCGGATGCTGTGATTCGGGAGATTCTCAAGTTCCTCCAGTCCCTGTGA
- a CDS encoding hypothetical protein (COG:S; EggNog:ENOG503P0EN), giving the protein MHSRNVLAAAVALAGAPSVHAVLRFSCSELVTERLDPLVFPGAMQSPHVHQIAGGNMFNVTMDPNRHNIGEEATCTTCTFSEDFSNYWTAILYFRARNGTLIRVPQRPNIDFDGARGGGMTVYYTATYQNHKPTAFQPGFRMIVGNPMYRTQAEASRYRQMTFTCLETLSTRTGETTEMPKQPCREGIMSNVRFPTCWDGKTLDPPDHSSHVAYPSSGTFESGGPCPASHPVRIPQLFYEVLWDTRRFNDRSLWPEDGSQPFVWSYGDYTGYGTHGDYVFGWKGDSLQRAMDANCDFYCPQLKTQSIATGNQCRQNQKVAENIDGPFDRLPGNVEITGPQPGASNPNPGNGGGSTQTPVQPTPVPNPGNGGGCSVQKWGQCGGQGWSGCTVCASGSTCRAQNQWYSQCL; this is encoded by the exons ATGCACTCCCGCAacgtcctcgccgccgccgtggcgTTGGCTGGCGCCCCGAGCGTCCATGCCGTCCTTCGATTCTCGTGCTCAGAGCTTGTGACCGAGCGTCTCGATCC CCTCGTCTTCCCAGGTGCTATGCAGTCTCCTCACGTCCACCAGATCGCCGGTGGCAACATGTTCAACGTGACCATGGACCCCAACAGACACAACATTGGCGAGGAGGCCACCTGCACAACCTGCACCTTCTCTGAGGATTTCTCCAACTACTGGACGGCCATCCTTTACTTCCGTGCCCGCAACGGCACCTTGATCCGGGTCCCGCAGCGGCCCAACATTGACTTTGACGGTGCCCGTGGCGGCGGTATGACCGTCTACTACACGGCCACCTATCAAAACCACAAGCCCACCGCCTTCCAGCCCGGCTTCCGCATGATTGTCGGTAACCCCATGTACCGCACCCAGGCCGAGGCGTCTCGCTACCGCCAGATGACCTTCACCTGCCTCGAGACCCTCTCGACCCGCACCGGCGAGACCACCGAGATGCCCAAGCAGCCCTGCAGAGAGGGCATCATGTCCAACGTCCGCTTCCCCACCTGCTGGGACGGCAAGACTCTCGACCCCCCCGATCACTCCTCCCACGTCGCCTACCCCAGCAGCGGGACCTTTGAGTCAGGCGGCCCCTGCCCCGCCTCCCACCCCGTCCGCATCCCCCAGCTATTTTACGAGGTCCTCTGGGACACCCGCCGCTTCAACGACCGCAGCCTCTGGCCCGAGGACGGCTCCCAGCCGTTTGTCTGGTCGTACGGCGACTACACCGGCTACGGCACCCACGGCGATTACGTCTTTGGGTGGAAGGGCGACTCCCTCCAGCGTGCCATGGATGCCAACTGCGACTTTTACTGCCCTCAGCTCAAGACGCAGAGCATTGCTACTGGTAACCAGTGCAGACAGAACCAGAAGGTGGCCGAGAACATTGACGGGCCGTTTGATCGTTTGCCTGGGAATGTGGAGATTACCGGGCCTCAGCCTGGGGCTTCCAACCCTAATCCTGGGAACGGCGGCGGTAGTACCCAGACTCCTGTGCAGCCTACTCCTGTGCCCAACCCTGGGAATGGTGGCGGCTGCAGTGTTCAGAAGTGGGGACAGTGCGGTGGTCAGGGGTGGAGCGGGTGCACTGTTTGCGCTTCGGGGTCGACTTGCCGGGCGCAGAACCAGTGGTATTCTCAGTGCTTGTGA
- a CDS encoding hypothetical protein (CAZy:AA1; EggNog:ENOG503NVU0; COG:Q), giving the protein MGFLKTCLDFLSHAAFTSFSPFDALFSSQQPLFVPTPPATYSAADFAGAYSPRIDPVRDCVYPALKYNGYKPCNNISRTCWQRRVKFKDYDINDDYEVTTPFGITREYWLTVDQADLRPDGQPKINGVALNGTYPGPIIEACWGDKIVVHVRNKYRDNGTTIHWHGLRQLYSNDMDGVNGVTQCPIAYGEEYTYEFRATQYGHTWYHSHYSLQYPDGVAGPLIIHGPTSAEWDIDNGPIMVADWLYNTSFAAFNCEAYDCGNETPPKADNIVVNGIGAFKQSNGKWTNNYFKTMFKPGKKHLLRLINGSAASSFVFSIDNHTMTVIASDLVAIKPYTTTSLLLGIGQRYTVVVEANQEPSLYWMRTTPAAGCSAFRKNQKGEFTQVKETTSFIAYEGAPKLPYPDSTSVKHKGVNDTCIDESHISQDRLVPIVPWEVSAKPSNDVSRGSFTAGYEKKANPDLYPQLPFKHWLLANSPTSQPLWVNFSMPTILDPFTNPPFSSITRFEQSYGFVYLIVDGSFLFNPDPNFTAIPTGHPIHLHGSDFVILNQDWKPYDPVNSPRDFKFDNPARRDTALLPSGGYLALAFKPDNPGAWLMHCHIAWHASSGLALQLVVRPREIPDYNGDLLPVQLGCESWRKWDNRDPIVQTDSGI; this is encoded by the exons ATGGGATTCCTCAAAACATGTCTCGACTTCCTCAGCCATGCTGCTTTCACCTCGTTTTCTCCTTTCGACGCCCTCTTTTCATCTCAACAGCCTCTGTTCGTGCCTACTCCCCCCGCAACATACAGCGCGGCCGACTTTGCAGGCGCCTACAGTCCACGGATCGATCCAGTTAGAGACTGTGTCTATCCCGCTCTCAAATACAATGGGTACAAGCCATGCAATAATATCTCCAGGACATGCTGGCAGAGACGTGTAAAGTTCAAAGACTACGACATCAATGATGATT ACGAAGTTACAACCCCCTTTGGCATAACACGAGAG TACTGGCTCACCGTCGACCAAGCTGACCTTAGGCCCGATGGTCAACCCAAGATCAACGGAGTAGCTCTGAACGGCACCTATCCAGGGCCCATCATTGAGGCCTGCTGGGGTGATAAGATTGTCGTCCATGTCAGAAACAAGTATCGCGACAATGGGACTACCATCCACTGGCACGGCCTCCGTCAGCTTTACAGCAACGACATGGACGGCGTCAACGGTGTCACTCAATGTCCAATCGCGTATGGCGAGGAATACACGTACGAGTTCCGAGCGACGCAGTACGGACATACCTGGTATCACTCACACTATTCTCTTCAATATCCCGACGGCGTGGCTGGTCCACTCATTATTCACGGCCCAACTAGTGCCGAGTGGGATATTGACAATGGTCCCATCATGGTCGCTGACTGGCTCTACAACACTTCGTTTGCCGCCTTCAACTGTGAGGCCTACGACTGCGGCAACGAGACCCCTCCCAAGGCCGACAACATTGTCGTTAACGGCATCGGAGCCTTCAAACAATCCAATGGGAAATGGACGAACAACTACTTCAAGACCATGTTTAAACCAGGCAAAAAACATCTGCTGAGACTGATCAACGGATCTGCTGCATCAAGCTTTGTCTTTTCCATCGACAACCACACCATGACTGTGATAGCCAGTGACCTGGTTGCCATCAAGCCTTACACCACAACCTCGCTTTTGCTGGGCATTG GTCAGCGCTACACCGTCGTGGTAGAAGCCAACCAAGAGCCCAGCCTCTACTGGATGCGCACCACCCCCGCAGCCGGCTGCAGCGCCTTCCGCAAGAACCAAAAAGGCGAGTTCACGCAGGTCAAAGAAACAACCTCCTTCATCGCCTACGAAGGCGCCCCCAAGCTCCCCTACCCCGACTCAACCTCGGTCAAGCACAAAGGCGTAAACGACACCTGCATCGACGAATCCCACATCAGCCAAGACCGCCTCGTCCCCATCGTCCCCTGGGAGGTGTCCGCCAAACCCAGCAACGACGTCTCCCGCGGGTCATTCACGGCCGGGTATGAAAAGAAGGCCAACCCGGATTTATACCCCCAACTGCCCTTCAAACACTGGCTCCTAGCCAACAGCCCGACTTCCCAACCACTCTGGGTGAATTTCAGCATGCCGACCATCCTCGACCCGTTTACCAACCCGCCGTTTTCTTCCATCACCAGAT TCGAACAATCCTACGGCTTCGTCTACCTAATCGTAGACggctccttcctcttcaacccggaccccaacttcaccgccatccccaccgggcaccccatccacctccacggCTCTGATTTTGTAATCCTCAACCAGGACTGGAAACCTTACGATCCGGTCAACTCTCCCAGGGACTTTAAATTCGACAACCCTGCCAGACGGGATACAGCGCTGTTGCCCAGTGGCGGGTATCTTGCTCTGGCGTTTAAGCCAGATAATCCGGGGGCGTGGTTGATGCATTGCCATATTGCTTGGCATGCTAGTTCTG ggCTGGCACTGCAGCTTGTGGTCAGGCCGAGGGAGATACCCGATTACAACGGGGATTTGCTGCCCGTGCAGTTGGGATGTGAGAGCTGGAGGAAGTGGGACAACAGGGATCCGATCGTGCAGACCGATTCTGGGATTTGA